A DNA window from Ostrea edulis chromosome 5, xbOstEdul1.1, whole genome shotgun sequence contains the following coding sequences:
- the LOC130055189 gene encoding uncharacterized protein LOC130055189 encodes MDPFRRAQIILLCDLCKTAHLQSHCERCDINLCQTCVGKHLSDSSIRHKVVPYKYRKSLNYSKCPDHADELCKHYCEKCDISVCSTCVSSSKHEGHDISDILEKLSSKTESLQKDLDELETRIYPRYEEMASDVQTEKAQLETNYGELTTIADQQGEILHREITAIVNQRKSDIQEMKNKHLSTLNKNTDEITQKMAELKQIMSDLKSILKSNDVSLTSSYKSRNSEFRTLPPKVRVTLPSLSAQKINKDQLNEMFGSLSPLSINTEHGDTIKSAEAVSSPPVKPLLDEPRVTATIDTGYEYLASVSCLSEDQVWTRGDNKTMKLLNLQSELLTSIQTKSGNEPRDIAVTRDGYLVYTDYRERTINLIKNKQIQTVITLQGWRPLCVCSTASDDLLVTMISDDVKQSKVVRYSGSTEKQSIQFDDQGRPLYSSGDYIKHLSENKNLDICVADYSAVVVVNQSGKLRFRYTGHPSNTKQSFYPYGITTDSQSHILTADFYNQRIHILDQDGQFLRYIHCDLYTPFCLCVDIRDNLFVAERYTAKVKKIQYL; translated from the coding sequence ATGGATCCATTCCGCAGAGCCCAGATTATCCTATTGTGTGACCTCTGTAAAACTGCCCacctacagagtcactgtgaacgTTGTGATATAAATCTATGCCAGACCTGTGTTGGGAAGCACCTCTCGGATTCGTCTATAAGACACAAAGTCGTGCCCTATAAATACAGAAAGTCTCTTAACTACTCAAAATGTCCAGACCACGCCGACGAACTCTGTAAACATTACTGTGAGAAATGTGACATTtctgtctgttctacctgcgtcTCCTCAAGTAAACATGAAGGTCacgatatatcagatattctggaaaaactcagctctaaaacagaaagtttacagaAAGATCTGGACGAACTCGAGACCAGAATTTACCcgcgatatgaagaaatggcgtcCGATGTGCAAACTGAGAAAGCCCAGTTAGAAACGAATTACGGAGAACTAACAACAATTGCCGATCAACAAGGAGAAATCTTACACCGGGAGattaccgccattgtcaaccagcggaaatccgacattcaggagatgaaaaacaaacacctatcaaccctgaataaaaatacagatgaaatcacacagaaaatggcggaactcaaacagatcatgtccgacttgaaatcaatcctaaaatcaaatgacgtctccttaacctctagttacaaatctaggaattccgaatttagaacattaccgcctaaagtccgagttACATTACCCAGTTTGTctgctcagaaaataaacaaagatcagctcaatgagatgtttggttctctgtcgccattatccattaacacagaacatggcgacacaatcaagtcagcagaagctgtatcgtctcctccagtcaaaccactgcttgatgagccgcgcgtcaccgccaccatagacactgggtatgaATATCTAgccagtgttagctgtctgagtgaagatcaagtctggacacgcGGGGATAACAAAaccatgaagctgctcaacctccagagtgaactactgacatcaatacaaaccaagtcagggaacgAACCGagggacatagcagtgacacgggacggatatcttgtttatactgactataGAGAAAGAACTATTAACTTAAtaaagaataaacagatacagaccgtgatcacactacaggggtggagacctcTCTGTGTCTGCAGTACCGCCTCTgatgatctcctggttaccatgatcagtgatgatgtcaaacaatccaaagtcgtgcgttactccggctccacagagaaacaaagcattcagtttgatgatcagggtcgtcctctctactcaTCTGGTGATTACATTAAACacctcagtgagaacaagaacctggatatctgtgtggctgactatagtgcagtagtggtggtcaatcagtcaggaaaactccgatttagatacactggtcatccctctaataccaagcAATCATTTTATCCAtacggcatcactacagacagccagagtcacatcctgacagcagactttTACAATCagcgtatccacatcctagatcaggacggacagttcctccgttacattcactgtgatttatACACTCCATTctgtttatgtgtggacatcagagacaacctctttgtggctgagcgttacactgctaaagtgaagaaaatccaatatctataa